The Streptomyces sp. CC0208 genome window below encodes:
- a CDS encoding SDR family oxidoreductase, translating to MARNVVISGGGTGIGLAAAQVFAAEGDRVLLLGRRAEVLEKAGVPGALTYAADLSDVDQVRGVVGFVGRELGAVDVLIHSAGGTGQLEPPADSTDPLEAVAHNWTVNFRLNLLTAALLTEGLKDRLASPGGRVLFVSSIAAYRGSGSGAYGAAKAGLHPYAYDLARDLGPRGITANVVAPGYIEDTEFFGAAIDPARRERLIGDTSNGRAGTPGDVAATLHWLASPGAGHVTSQIVQVNGGAERGR from the coding sequence ATGGCTCGCAACGTGGTAATCAGCGGTGGCGGTACGGGAATCGGGCTCGCGGCGGCACAGGTGTTCGCCGCGGAAGGGGACCGGGTGCTGCTGCTCGGGCGGCGCGCCGAGGTGCTGGAGAAGGCCGGGGTGCCCGGGGCGCTGACGTACGCCGCCGATCTCTCCGACGTCGATCAGGTGCGCGGGGTCGTCGGGTTCGTGGGACGTGAACTCGGGGCGGTGGATGTGCTGATCCACAGCGCCGGGGGCACCGGGCAGCTTGAACCGCCCGCTGACAGTACCGATCCGCTGGAGGCCGTCGCCCACAACTGGACCGTGAACTTCAGGCTCAATCTGCTGACCGCGGCGCTGCTCACCGAGGGGCTGAAGGACCGGCTCGCCTCGCCGGGCGGGCGGGTCCTGTTCGTCAGCTCCATCGCCGCGTACCGGGGGTCCGGGAGCGGGGCGTACGGGGCGGCGAAGGCGGGGCTGCATCCGTACGCCTACGACCTGGCTCGCGACTTGGGGCCGCGGGGGATCACCGCGAACGTGGTGGCGCCGGGGTACATCGAGGACACGGAGTTCTTTGGCGCGGCTATCGATCCTGCTCGGCGGGAACGGCTCATCGGGGACACGTCCAACGGGCGGGCGGGGACGCCGGGTGATGTCGCCGCCACGCTGCACTGGCTGGCGTCGCCCGGGGCCGGGCATGTGACGTCGCAGATCGTGCAGGTCA